The DNA sequence ttttattttctctcttatacaaaacaccaaatcacacagcaaacatctaaactctcccaatgcgtcttagcaaataaggcgtggtcgactcctatgacaaaagagcgtcgttaggagtcgtaccaacataaccctagtaaccttttagtaactagcggtcataccaactgagcatttctcaacaggatttacgtcgatcgataatttttccactattgtatcgttgtattctgtggagacatcgtctttttcatcgtacagaatcaatttctcagcttctgggtattccacgtcgaagacgtcaccggaaagattataaaatccctgaacatcgtggcttaaggaatcgcgtttgcttcgtttcgactttctcttactttcttcaacttcgaatttattcgatttccctgtaaccgaattatcaacgttttaccacgtttgcctgtcttatcttcgctattctcgttacggataaaatgaaaaaatagttgcaaaatttctgaaattgtaaatacgaccagactggaacgtatcaacgacatatacggtgtcacaaaattgtgacaagtcaatattccagttgttagtttgttgaatttacgccaccgctgattaaacgtatcacgctttaatagaaaattcaatttcccagcggggaaaatggaattttgcgctaattaaagtattgcgcttttgtacaaaattccattgttttctgttgcccgcgaaaatgcaattttacgacggacatttcagacaaatttccatcagacggctttccatccgtaaaaaagaatgctatctataaaagtgtcaatggaaattgatcaaagtaacgtcaaacaaacccgtttaaacagcgaggtaaatagaccaattgcttttaacaaaacctgtatcgttgctcttaaccgtttcacttttaaatatcaatcggcgctgttcctcattaaaatttcgattcaaatcgaacgagaaatacagcgtaacacttggaattttctatcgtttctcaaccatacttcgaacatttacgtcgcattcttcgattcataggatcgcgatgttggattcttcgatttcgatacaaaaacgtttcacagctttcgacgcgggcaatttaattaagagaacaaataatttgtttataaactgccaattacgtgccttgaatttccgatatatgcaataaatttcattgctacttgacctaagtgggtcataaagttgcaaccgtgtaaaccgtgccacgtaattttattgcattcaattttccacgtttccaacaatttatcaaattagaatttatccgcgcatcgtacgaaatttttcataaaaattgattaataatagtagatatatagctcctcgtattcgtaaaacagatttttaatctgtaaacaacgagtcgtggtaattacgatacgatcgattttcaacttagcaaaatttgtttccatttaacattcacatccagattgtatttcctttgtaataaattaattatataattaaataaatttattattcgaaccgatattcagatacagttcgagtatacttgataaattttcagactcgattctccaagtcgaaaatgagaacgttttatcctatactttttcttcatttttccacaaggattcgcgttgttctcgctttcagacgttgttccgttgcatcctgtatatacggggtgtgccaaatttaaaccgtcaaattgtaagtagttgatttacagacaagaagaagaagaaggaagaactttatataatgttcgtcaacggacgtttctttacagaattacaaacgagtatcgttcgtacgaaacaggtaacgacgcgttttccatcgcagcgtgcaaaagttcgctgtattatcgtgtcagcgcagttgcatgcttttcaTCATGCGACCagaagcccgtgtcgttaatagctacaataatgatacaatgaaaaattattatctggtatgtttgattggtcgttggagaacgttgtccgcgtgctcggatagaagcctgacatcgatcaacgatgggagtaatacgatctcgtacacacagttgctaacaattcgatcgagttgcaaaaaccgcgtgtttttactcgttgcgctagttgttcacgcgaactcgcatctccagaataaaccttccgttttacagttgcgaaaccataaatacagaaaagaaagcgcagttcttgaaactctgacgaaacgctgataatacggtcaattgtcgcgtgccgtggaatggaaaattcgtcgttacttgtttcatacgtacgatacttgtttgtaactgtggaaaaacgcgtttattgcccagcttcgtacgacatgtttttcggtaaatatttacaaagcggacaatctcgccatattcaacggctttgaaatatgtttgccaaggctaatattccgaacaactttttcctgtaatactctttaccgtcgctctgctttccgcgatattcgcagcaatttctgtctcgacgacagcgatgatttcgtagtttcgcttttctcgatatcactgctaaagcttttcctacctcgaataacgacgcaaagcttcgtatgaatcgtatctatcctgttacttgatacgcgaatttaattcgaggtagcctcagtgatgtttcttccctgtgcgagttgaaaatgattatcagaactgcatatatatatatatatataaatgtacggacatcaacgtccgagacgttcgtccatgccaaacgataacgcgtacaggaaacatttgttcaaaatgactttgactttagctatatttttaaattggaattagctaatggtcgttcgctttgtaaatgattatttctttttctcctttttgcctgcagattaagccctccctgtttgacggtttaaatttattaaattaaatttattaaattaaatttattaaaccgaatatatatatatatatatatattcgtttgtactacgattactctcatactctatgtatggtattataatattgacgctatcagttcttacagtatcacgatcagagtcaattttagaatagaagaagcaattaacggcggatcgcaaattaagaagcttataacataattggcaaggaagtcggtaaatcgatcaaccaatcacctacatccaaccgtctaacgaaagatgaaaagccatcgcgataacgatccttctcacctgcaggattttccggattcacagacacgaagctcgaattattcctgatcgaccaccacttttcgtttttcggctgaaacatcacatgctggccattcgtcagcggctgaacgaagaacgatctctgcccgatcaacatcaaggcgtacacttcttcttcgcatatcgtcacgacgacgaaggaactcgcgtctccttccaagctgccttgtcgaagatcgcagttcgccttggcgttacgtcgctcggacttggttttaccctggcgcacccaattcacggtgaaattcgacgacagtatcaatcgatcgttggacatggtccttaaggtccagttgctgatctcgaggaacaccggctcttggtggagatactcgcgccaagtttctcggtcttcgtgggtcgatcttctgttccgcgcgctctcattcgggatcactcgagggtaaacgatctcgtactcctgcaagctttgcaaaaagtcgctcattcgcgacttagtagcgatcgtgccgagcagccacgtggcgaggagaaaactgggaagtttcgatcgcgtcatgtctcgcgcgctttgatcgaaatttcaataggattttgtggctacccaaaactcgccaggcatgctcgttcactcgcagacgtagttatcgcgatgaaagcagctaattcgcagacccgatattctcatttcatttcgccggttcgtaacgcgttcgaaacgccgtgtcatatagacgcggatgcgaccatactctcgcgttctaacattttcaatgtctcgcgctttatcacgtagctagcgcggaagtaatacgaaggtgaatcgttggttttaatacacagggtgttgtttaatcgatcgtataatggagaagggaacgattctacggtacaccagagatgaaatgaaatcatagaatgcagtggttttgtaggtagtgctttatcgaaaagattaaccgtgaatatttgctcgacctatttataccaaattgatacagtatcttaaaatacagacgaatctttctcaatttccttcgatcatcgtctctaggcgtacgaaactgcctcgttgaattcgaacgtttctcgatttccttcgacgtctttcaatttcttcttttttcaatcgccgttcgccttctcaaagctgtcttcgaacagaattcttagaacgacttccaattcctttcgattcgtccaatcgtttagctttacgaaactgtttcgctaaactcctttttccactgtacttgcgtatcgtaacaaactcgtcggcggtaactcgcgtcgattaacgattcaccaccagtaaagtaaccgggaatgcagcaaactagtaatcggtagaacgaagcggaacgtaagtggagcgagcgataagagcgatcgcgacaatcgcacgcctcgccctgcgattcccacgcgaacgaatcatcaaattcgagccaaagattctcactaactcgaagattcgcgccagtattttccacgcgcgcgtcacacaaattcgaacgactttcgcgaaaaggacggaaggataagacgatcgat is a window from the Bombus affinis isolate iyBomAffi1 unplaced genomic scaffold, iyBomAffi1.2 ctg00000080.1, whole genome shotgun sequence genome containing:
- the LOC126927218 gene encoding uncharacterized protein LOC126927218, producing the protein MSNDRLILSSNFTVNWVRQGKTKSERRNAKANCDLRQGSLEGDASSFVVVTICEEEVYALMLIGQRSFFVQPLTNGQHVMFQPKNEKWWSIRNNSSFVSVNPENPAGKSNKFEVEESKRKSKRSKRDSLSHDVQGFYNLSGDVFDVEYPEAEKLILYDEKDDVSTEYNDTIVEELSIDVNPVEKCSVGMTASY